The Abditibacteriaceae bacterium genome includes a window with the following:
- a CDS encoding stalk domain-containing protein, whose product MNHVSSADSVLNRAARRRQMREQSLRLGVAGLAAGAVCASSASAAPAARLADANTYKRAETGPRVQLLQPGYNATLRGTEVPIVVSIQGRKFAPKSLELYVDGLNASNGALALDSSPTVELKWDTTLFKDGVHRLTVRVTDVQGFIGQAETQVYINNKGQADTTAPVLSWLNVHEKDVLKGVIDIQLKASDNFGVKYIFVSVNPAITPTRKAPLRQWLVNRPPYSFNFDTTKIPDGVYVLDALAWDALENEGHAPTRTFGVLNNSMNATSLNDLDKFSAARRFTDPEPVAPEVQPDVPVRSGGTTGQAGQRPTGGNRNKPQNPQPGRNIPVNPTATGAEHDPVRIAENTDIRSGSEGRVLPSFPSADSMTTLGISGEGATSRGVSRNATPRVQRSEPRFAEALPETQSRPRRQNGTTTNRVATSVEQGGVNSVEASDAQLSIVAPRLNGTLSTVDSSRTTIARAETPMRLTAPRLAANANPAPVVQERESVSLGASPQVSVVSQIIGSSIATRMARALESETVYQSRSTAPTSELRGASFPTTEALASAANLAVGSEVALSVSNAGLNTAVTHRAAPRLAASNMMRDAVKLDSFARSTNTAPQTAQSASGRATLPTANAPVLPQFPSLAALPKQAVPQTSRDVSNAITLAPMAGARKLPVSFVANSDTFLSAIAAKHGVSTEILAAVNNLKPNAKIARGQKVLFPREISLRYAGKPVSGDVSALQVGTTSVAAFRFLFEQNGGTMKWDAVRRQVVARDADGQREITLTIGSKNATVNEKEVAMDMAAFLLSGRTMVPVRFFEKALAARVEWEPATGRLLVSVSNTPTQG is encoded by the coding sequence ATGAATCACGTGTCTTCCGCAGATTCGGTTCTCAATCGTGCCGCGCGCCGTCGCCAAATGCGCGAACAAAGCTTGCGCCTCGGCGTTGCCGGCCTCGCTGCCGGTGCAGTGTGCGCTTCTTCAGCCTCTGCTGCTCCTGCCGCGCGCCTGGCCGATGCCAACACTTACAAGCGCGCCGAAACGGGCCCGCGCGTGCAGTTGCTGCAGCCCGGCTATAACGCGACGCTGCGCGGAACCGAAGTGCCGATTGTGGTTTCGATTCAGGGCCGCAAGTTCGCGCCCAAATCCCTTGAGCTTTATGTCGATGGTCTCAACGCCAGCAACGGCGCGCTCGCTCTTGATTCCAGCCCGACGGTCGAATTGAAATGGGACACCACGCTTTTCAAAGATGGCGTTCATCGCCTGACCGTTCGTGTCACCGATGTGCAGGGTTTTATCGGACAGGCGGAAACGCAGGTCTACATCAACAACAAAGGCCAGGCCGATACCACAGCGCCGGTGTTGTCATGGCTTAACGTCCACGAGAAAGATGTCCTGAAAGGCGTCATTGACATTCAGCTCAAAGCGTCCGACAACTTCGGCGTTAAATACATCTTCGTTTCGGTGAATCCGGCGATTACTCCAACGCGCAAGGCGCCGTTGCGCCAGTGGCTCGTCAACCGCCCGCCGTATTCATTCAACTTCGATACGACCAAGATCCCCGACGGCGTTTATGTTCTCGACGCCCTTGCGTGGGACGCTCTGGAAAACGAAGGCCACGCGCCAACGCGCACTTTCGGCGTCTTGAATAACTCGATGAATGCGACGTCGCTCAACGATCTCGACAAATTCTCCGCTGCGCGCCGTTTCACCGACCCCGAACCCGTCGCGCCGGAAGTTCAGCCGGATGTTCCCGTTAGGTCGGGCGGCACGACAGGTCAGGCGGGGCAACGCCCGACAGGCGGAAATCGCAATAAGCCCCAGAATCCGCAGCCGGGCCGCAATATTCCGGTGAATCCCACTGCGACGGGAGCCGAGCACGATCCGGTTCGCATCGCGGAAAATACGGATATCCGCTCGGGCAGCGAAGGGCGCGTTCTGCCTTCGTTCCCGTCTGCCGATTCGATGACAACACTGGGGATCTCTGGCGAAGGTGCGACATCGCGCGGCGTTTCGCGCAATGCCACACCGCGCGTCCAACGCAGCGAGCCGCGTTTTGCCGAAGCCTTGCCTGAAACACAAAGCCGTCCACGCCGCCAAAACGGCACCACGACGAACCGCGTTGCGACTTCGGTTGAACAGGGTGGTGTCAATTCCGTAGAAGCTTCGGACGCCCAACTTTCCATTGTTGCGCCGCGTCTGAACGGCACTTTGAGTACGGTCGATTCCAGCCGAACAACTATTGCACGCGCCGAGACGCCAATGCGCCTGACTGCGCCGCGTCTCGCTGCCAATGCGAACCCAGCACCTGTTGTACAAGAACGTGAATCGGTTTCTCTTGGCGCGTCGCCGCAAGTTAGCGTTGTATCGCAAATTATCGGTTCTTCGATAGCGACGCGGATGGCCCGCGCACTGGAAAGCGAAACTGTTTACCAGAGCCGTTCCACAGCGCCGACAAGCGAGTTGCGTGGTGCATCATTCCCAACGACTGAAGCGCTCGCCAGCGCCGCGAATCTTGCAGTTGGGAGCGAAGTGGCGCTTAGCGTATCGAACGCTGGACTGAATACCGCTGTAACGCATCGGGCTGCACCACGATTGGCTGCGTCCAACATGATGCGCGATGCTGTGAAACTCGACAGCTTTGCGCGCTCGACTAATACAGCACCACAGACCGCGCAATCGGCATCGGGTCGCGCTACGCTGCCGACGGCCAACGCGCCCGTGTTGCCGCAATTCCCGTCGCTGGCTGCGTTGCCCAAACAGGCTGTTCCGCAAACGTCGCGCGACGTGAGTAATGCAATCACGCTGGCACCAATGGCGGGAGCGCGCAAATTGCCTGTTTCGTTTGTCGCGAATTCCGACACTTTCCTTTCGGCGATTGCTGCAAAACATGGTGTCTCGACTGAAATATTGGCAGCAGTGAACAATCTGAAGCCCAATGCGAAAATCGCGCGCGGCCAGAAAGTATTGTTCCCCCGCGAAATTTCGCTCCGGTACGCTGGCAAGCCGGTTAGCGGCGATGTTTCGGCACTGCAAGTTGGCACAACCAGCGTCGCGGCGTTCCGCTTCTTGTTTGAGCAAAACGGCGGCACGATGAAATGGGACGCCGTACGCAGGCAGGTCGTCGCGCGTGATGCGGATGGCCAGCGCGAGATTACTCTCACCATCGGTTCCAAGAACGCCACGGTCAACGAGAAAGAAGTGGCGATGGATATGGCAGCGTTCCTTCTCAGCGGTCGCACGATGGTGCCGGTGCGCTTCTTTGAGAAGGCGTTGGCCGCCCGCGTCGAATGGGAACCGGCAACCGGACGTTTGCTGGTGAGCGTTTCAAACACGCCGACACAAGGCTAA
- the gatA gene encoding Asp-tRNA(Asn)/Glu-tRNA(Gln) amidotransferase subunit GatA produces MSLLELSAYQLADGIRRKKMSCREVTDEFLARIETVEPQVKAFVSVTGEDARRRAESLDKRLASGEDIGPLGGVPVGLKDLLCTKGVRTTCSSKMLENFVPPYDAHVVERLITDGAISLGKLNMDEFAMGSSTENSAFFPTRNPWDLSRVPGGSSGGSTASVAALEVPFSLGSDTGGSIRQPAAYCGCVGLKPTYGLVSRYGLIAFASSLDQIGPIANDVRDTALLLQSIAGHDRRDTTSINQPIPNYLDALSGDVKGLRVGVPKEYFAQGVEPYVVDAVRAAIAKYEELGAEIVEVSMPSTEYALATYYIIAPSEASSNLARYDGVQYGLRVVEPGDDIIKMLARTRAAGFGHEVQHRILIGTHALSSGFYDAYYAKAQKVRTLIRREFDAAFEKCDILATPTAPTTAFKIGEKTDDPFSMKLADVCTIPVNMAGLPAISLPCGFHEGMPIGLQLIGNLLDERTLLRAAHAYEEVTEWHTQRATLR; encoded by the coding sequence ATGTCTCTTCTTGAACTTTCTGCGTATCAGCTTGCCGATGGCATTCGCCGTAAAAAGATGTCGTGCCGCGAAGTCACCGATGAATTTCTCGCGCGCATTGAAACTGTTGAGCCGCAAGTCAAAGCGTTTGTTTCTGTGACGGGCGAGGATGCGCGCCGCCGCGCCGAATCGCTCGATAAGCGTTTGGCGAGCGGCGAAGATATCGGGCCGCTGGGCGGCGTGCCGGTTGGCCTGAAAGATTTGCTCTGTACTAAAGGCGTGCGCACCACGTGTTCCAGCAAAATGCTCGAAAACTTTGTGCCGCCCTATGACGCACACGTTGTCGAACGCCTGATAACCGACGGCGCGATTTCGCTGGGCAAGCTGAATATGGACGAGTTTGCGATGGGCAGCTCGACCGAAAACTCGGCGTTCTTCCCAACGCGCAATCCGTGGGATTTGAGCCGCGTTCCCGGCGGCAGTTCGGGGGGCAGCACTGCTTCTGTTGCGGCGCTTGAAGTTCCGTTCTCACTTGGCAGCGACACAGGCGGGAGCATCCGCCAGCCGGCGGCCTATTGCGGCTGCGTCGGCCTCAAGCCAACGTATGGTTTGGTGTCGCGCTACGGCCTGATTGCGTTTGCTTCGTCGCTCGACCAGATTGGCCCGATTGCCAACGATGTGCGCGACACGGCGCTCTTGCTGCAAAGCATCGCCGGCCACGACCGCCGCGACACCACGTCTATTAATCAGCCAATTCCGAATTATCTCGATGCTCTTAGCGGCGACGTGAAAGGCTTGCGCGTCGGCGTGCCCAAGGAATACTTCGCGCAGGGCGTCGAGCCTTACGTTGTCGATGCGGTGCGCGCGGCGATTGCCAAATACGAAGAACTCGGTGCCGAAATCGTCGAAGTCTCGATGCCTTCGACAGAATACGCGCTTGCCACGTATTACATCATCGCGCCGAGTGAAGCATCTTCTAATCTTGCGCGCTACGATGGCGTGCAATACGGCTTGCGCGTCGTCGAGCCGGGCGATGACATCATCAAAATGCTGGCGAGGACGCGCGCGGCGGGCTTTGGCCACGAAGTGCAGCATCGCATTCTGATCGGCACTCACGCGTTGTCGAGCGGCTTTTACGACGCGTATTACGCCAAAGCGCAAAAGGTACGCACGCTGATTCGCCGCGAGTTTGACGCCGCCTTTGAAAAGTGCGATATTCTGGCGACGCCGACGGCACCGACAACTGCATTCAAAATTGGCGAAAAAACCGACGATCCGTTTTCGATGAAACTCGCCGACGTTTGCACGATTCCCGTCAACATGGCTGGCTTGCCCGCGATTTCGCTTCCCTGCGGCTTCCACGAAGGAATGCCGATTGGCCTTCAGCTCATTGGAAATCTGCTCGACGAACGGACGCTGCTGCGCGCCGCGCACGCTTACGAAGAGGTGACGGAATGGCACACCCAACGCGCCACACTTCGGTAG
- a CDS encoding sodium/solute symporter (Members of the Solute:Sodium Symporter (SSS), TC 2.A.21 as described in tcdb.org, catalyze solute:Na+ symport. Known solutes for members of the family include sugars, amino acids, nucleosides, inositols, vitamins, urea or anions, depending on the system.) codes for MNEAQNQATQAATSLGQSNAVSITFFFAFVLVTLGITYWAALRTNTSSEFYAAGRSVTGFQNGLALAGDFMSAASFLGIAGLVATGGFDGLIYSIGYLVGWPIVMFIVAEPLRNLGKYTFADVVAYRLKQRPIRTAAAVSSIVTVVFYLIAQMVGAGDLIKLMFGLSYEAALIGVGVLMILYVLFGGMLATTWVQIIKAVLLLGGATALVVLALSKFGFNYGSLVAEVERQYGTKFTAPTYTPKIATSPWDLLSLALGLMFGTAGLPHILMRFYTVPDAREARKSVFVATGFIGYFYILTFTIGFAAAALVGVDFIKSVQKSGNMAAPLLAEKLGGAPFLGFLSAVAFATILAVVAGLALAGASAISHDLYVGVIKNGKAEEKDEVRVVKIATVALGVVAILLGLLFEGQNVAFMVGLAFAIAASANFPALALSIFWPRLTTRGAAASIWTGVIVTLGLIILSPTIWKNILQQPEAIFPWLNPTLISMPLAFAVGILVSIMKPEPEAMARWDEERLRALAGIGAE; via the coding sequence ATGAACGAAGCTCAAAATCAAGCAACACAAGCCGCGACATCGTTAGGACAATCGAACGCGGTTTCCATCACATTCTTCTTTGCATTCGTTCTGGTCACTCTCGGAATTACCTATTGGGCGGCGCTTCGCACCAATACGTCCAGCGAATTTTATGCAGCGGGCCGCAGCGTTACTGGCTTTCAAAACGGCCTCGCGCTCGCCGGCGACTTCATGAGCGCCGCCAGCTTCTTGGGCATCGCCGGTCTGGTGGCAACCGGTGGCTTCGACGGATTGATTTATTCCATCGGCTACCTTGTTGGCTGGCCGATTGTGATGTTCATCGTCGCCGAACCGCTGCGAAATCTCGGCAAATACACTTTTGCCGACGTTGTCGCGTATCGCCTGAAGCAAAGACCCATTCGCACGGCGGCTGCCGTGAGTTCGATTGTCACGGTTGTCTTTTATCTCATCGCGCAGATGGTCGGCGCGGGCGATCTCATTAAGTTGATGTTCGGCCTGAGCTACGAAGCCGCTCTCATCGGCGTTGGCGTTCTGATGATTCTTTACGTTTTGTTCGGCGGAATGCTGGCAACGACGTGGGTTCAGATCATCAAAGCCGTCTTGCTGCTCGGCGGCGCGACCGCACTCGTTGTCCTCGCGCTGTCGAAATTCGGCTTCAATTACGGTTCCCTCGTTGCCGAGGTCGAACGTCAATATGGCACGAAGTTCACGGCACCGACATACACCCCGAAAATCGCGACGTCACCGTGGGATTTGCTCTCGCTGGCGCTCGGCCTGATGTTTGGCACCGCCGGTTTGCCGCACATTTTGATGCGCTTTTACACGGTGCCCGATGCGCGTGAAGCCCGCAAAAGTGTGTTCGTCGCAACCGGCTTCATCGGTTACTTCTACATCTTGACCTTTACCATTGGTTTCGCCGCCGCTGCTCTGGTTGGTGTCGATTTCATCAAGAGCGTTCAGAAAAGCGGCAACATGGCGGCACCGCTGCTCGCTGAAAAACTGGGCGGCGCGCCGTTTCTCGGCTTTCTTTCGGCGGTCGCATTTGCCACGATTCTGGCGGTTGTCGCCGGTCTGGCCCTGGCGGGTGCATCGGCGATTTCTCACGACCTTTATGTAGGCGTTATCAAAAACGGCAAGGCTGAAGAGAAAGACGAAGTGCGCGTGGTGAAAATCGCGACTGTTGCGCTCGGTGTTGTTGCGATTTTGCTGGGCTTGTTGTTTGAAGGTCAGAACGTCGCGTTTATGGTGGGCTTGGCGTTCGCCATCGCTGCGAGCGCGAACTTCCCGGCTCTGGCGCTTTCGATATTCTGGCCGCGACTTACCACACGAGGCGCGGCGGCCTCAATTTGGACAGGCGTCATTGTGACACTTGGCCTCATTATCTTGTCGCCAACGATCTGGAAAAATATTTTGCAGCAGCCGGAAGCCATCTTCCCCTGGCTCAACCCGACTCTCATCTCGATGCCGCTTGCGTTTGCGGTGGGAATTCTGGTTTCAATTATGAAGCCCGAACCCGAAGCCATGGCGCGTTGGGACGAAGAACGTTTGCGCGCTTTGGCCGGTATCGGCGCCGAGTAG
- the gatB gene encoding Asp-tRNA(Asn)/Glu-tRNA(Gln) amidotransferase subunit GatB: MSKYEIVIGMEVHAELLTETKQFCGCANTALAEPNTHVCPVCLGFPGSLPVLNGKSVDLSLRTVLAFNSKINSECYFERKNYFYPDLPKAFQTTQMARPLGKGGYIDIDVTQNGETTTKRVGMHDIHIEEDTGKSSHGEAIGDPDSSLVDFNRAGIPLLEIVSNPDMRSVEEAEAYMSALRQMLLYLEVSDCKMEQGRLRFEASVSLRPFGAEKYGTRVEVKNLNSMKSVRDSLRSEIARQTKVLDAGEIVHQQTMLWDEASGTTQPMRSKEQAHDYRYFPEPDLVPLSIDDAWLERVRSAMPELPRARYERFQNDLKLSAYDAEVLTTSREIADYFEKVLEGYKGQAKLVSNWVSNDLLGTLNSDGKTIAESPVAPSQLRGLLELIDNNTISGKIAKDVFAEMFTSGRDAKAIVEEKGLTQVSDTGELEAIIQRVLANNAKAVEDFKAGKEKSFGALVGGVMKETKGRANPALVNEMLRAELNK, translated from the coding sequence ATGTCTAAATACGAAATTGTTATCGGTATGGAAGTTCACGCCGAATTGCTCACGGAAACCAAGCAGTTTTGCGGTTGCGCCAACACCGCGCTCGCCGAGCCAAACACCCATGTTTGTCCGGTTTGCCTGGGCTTTCCCGGCTCGCTGCCGGTTCTCAACGGCAAGTCGGTCGATTTGTCGCTGCGTACGGTTCTGGCATTCAACTCGAAAATTAACAGCGAATGTTATTTCGAGCGCAAGAACTATTTTTATCCCGATTTGCCGAAAGCGTTTCAAACCACGCAGATGGCGCGTCCGCTCGGCAAAGGCGGCTACATCGACATCGATGTGACGCAGAACGGTGAAACCACCACCAAGCGTGTTGGAATGCACGACATTCACATCGAAGAAGACACGGGCAAGAGCAGTCACGGCGAAGCCATCGGCGACCCCGATTCGAGCCTTGTCGATTTCAACCGCGCTGGCATTCCGCTTCTGGAAATCGTCTCGAACCCCGATATGCGTTCGGTCGAAGAAGCCGAAGCCTACATGAGCGCGCTGCGCCAGATGTTGCTTTACCTTGAAGTTTCCGATTGCAAAATGGAGCAGGGCCGTTTGCGCTTTGAAGCCAGCGTTTCGCTGCGCCCATTCGGCGCGGAAAAATACGGCACGCGCGTGGAAGTGAAGAACCTCAACTCGATGAAATCGGTGCGCGATAGCTTGCGCTCTGAAATCGCGCGGCAAACCAAAGTGTTGGACGCCGGTGAAATTGTGCATCAGCAAACGATGCTGTGGGACGAAGCAAGCGGCACCACGCAGCCGATGCGCAGCAAAGAACAGGCGCACGATTATCGTTATTTTCCCGAACCCGATTTAGTGCCGCTTTCCATCGACGACGCGTGGCTCGAACGCGTCCGCAGCGCCATGCCCGAATTGCCGCGCGCTCGCTACGAGCGTTTTCAGAACGACTTGAAACTGTCGGCCTACGACGCGGAAGTTTTGACGACTTCGCGCGAAATTGCCGATTACTTCGAGAAAGTTTTGGAAGGCTATAAAGGCCAGGCGAAACTCGTTTCCAACTGGGTTTCCAACGATCTGCTTGGGACTCTGAATTCCGATGGAAAAACGATTGCGGAGTCGCCGGTAGCGCCATCGCAACTGCGCGGCTTGCTCGAACTCATCGACAACAACACGATCTCGGGCAAAATCGCCAAAGACGTGTTCGCCGAAATGTTCACCAGTGGCCGCGATGCGAAAGCTATTGTCGAAGAAAAAGGCCTGACGCAGGTTTCCGACACCGGCGAACTGGAAGCAATCATCCAGCGCGTCCTTGCGAATAATGCCAAAGCAGTCGAGGACTTTAAAGCGGGCAAGGAAAAGTCGTTTGGCGCACTCGTCGGCGGCGTGATGAAAGAAACCAAAGGCCGCGCGAATCCGGCGCTTGTCAATGAAATGCTGCGCGCCGAGTTGAATAAATAA
- a CDS encoding DUF4337 domain-containing protein, with translation MKASEVAEQIVEHGESEQEDKLRKLAALWIGILALLLAISGLGGGNAAEDMVDYNVRANDTWAFYQAKNIRQTANELAADQLETQLLIHEKTLSAPARRAIAAKIAGYKATAARYDDEPDAKAPNDLLKGEGKKQLKAQAAFYETQRERAGEQDSNFDFADVLLQIAVVVGSVAILASSRSMLTLSFVSGTLGALLAFNGYTLLVALPW, from the coding sequence ATGAAGGCGAGTGAAGTGGCCGAACAAATCGTCGAACACGGCGAAAGCGAGCAGGAAGACAAACTACGCAAACTGGCCGCATTGTGGATTGGCATTTTGGCTTTGCTGCTGGCGATTTCGGGTTTGGGCGGCGGCAATGCTGCCGAAGATATGGTCGATTACAATGTGCGCGCGAACGATACGTGGGCGTTTTATCAGGCGAAGAATATCCGGCAAACAGCGAACGAACTGGCTGCCGATCAACTCGAAACGCAGCTGCTGATTCATGAAAAGACGCTGTCTGCTCCGGCGCGGCGCGCGATTGCGGCGAAAATCGCGGGTTACAAGGCAACGGCTGCGCGCTACGACGATGAGCCGGACGCGAAAGCGCCCAACGACCTGCTGAAAGGCGAGGGTAAAAAACAGCTCAAAGCGCAGGCGGCGTTTTATGAAACGCAGCGAGAACGCGCGGGTGAGCAGGATTCTAACTTCGATTTTGCCGATGTCTTGCTGCAAATCGCGGTTGTCGTCGGTTCGGTTGCGATTCTGGCGTCGTCGCGCTCCATGCTTACACTTTCTTTTGTCAGTGGGACGCTCGGCGCGTTGCTGGCGTTTAACGGTTACACCTTGTTAGTTGCATTGCCCTGGTAA
- a CDS encoding mechanosensitive ion channel domain-containing protein, with amino-acid sequence MNSFFSDPSRAAFFHRALGACAMLLVVFGAWLLLSRWASRVKQHIESLHDAALASAGEGQSPEEAAAELDVARRRLTALKLVTNAARYVLWAAVLLALLRTLDVPLDGLLLPAGFFGAALGLGAQNLIRDVVAGLFLVFESQFAVGDTVTLNDKTGTVTEVGLRVTCIRDESGTLWYFPNGGINSVGKFARREIVLSISVPVPPSANRELVRTLVLAELQNFGAGYNALQGEVKETETQETQVQFQMPLRPVRAALAREKLPLRLASALEQAGHKLPAGSEAAVYIL; translated from the coding sequence ATGAACTCATTCTTCTCCGACCCATCGCGGGCCGCGTTCTTCCATCGTGCGCTCGGCGCGTGCGCCATGCTGCTGGTGGTTTTTGGCGCGTGGCTTTTGCTTTCGCGCTGGGCCTCACGCGTCAAGCAACATATTGAATCGTTGCATGACGCGGCTCTGGCCTCTGCGGGCGAAGGGCAATCGCCCGAAGAAGCTGCTGCCGAACTCGATGTCGCGCGGCGGCGACTGACCGCGCTCAAGCTCGTCACCAATGCCGCACGCTATGTTTTGTGGGCGGCAGTTCTGCTCGCGCTTTTGCGAACGCTCGATGTGCCGCTTGATGGCTTGTTGTTGCCAGCCGGTTTCTTTGGTGCGGCATTGGGTTTGGGCGCGCAAAATCTCATTCGTGATGTGGTTGCCGGTTTGTTTCTGGTCTTTGAAAGTCAGTTCGCTGTCGGCGACACGGTAACGCTCAATGACAAAACCGGCACTGTCACCGAAGTTGGCCTGCGTGTGACGTGCATCCGCGATGAAAGCGGCACGCTCTGGTATTTCCCCAACGGCGGCATCAATTCGGTCGGCAAATTCGCGCGCCGCGAAATCGTGCTGTCGATTTCGGTTCCTGTCCCGCCGAGCGCCAACCGCGAACTGGTTCGCACACTTGTCTTAGCCGAGCTTCAGAATTTTGGTGCGGGCTATAACGCATTGCAAGGCGAAGTCAAAGAAACGGAAACGCAAGAAACACAGGTTCAGTTTCAGATGCCTTTACGCCCGGTTCGTGCCGCACTCGCCCGCGAAAAGCTGCCATTGCGATTGGCTTCTGCCCTCGAACAGGCCGGACACAAACTCCCCGCAGGAAGCGAAGCCGCTGTTTACATTCTGTAA
- a CDS encoding DUF485 domain-containing protein, which translates to MSTEYASADSRHDSTRASQLVASAPFQELQRSRARVATILTILTLAAYFSFFLCMAFAPHVLAQRVSGVVLGIPFGIGVIIWSWLLTGIYVRWANTSYDALVAQVKEAAKEVKA; encoded by the coding sequence ATGTCAACCGAATACGCTTCCGCCGACTCGCGTCATGATTCGACACGCGCGTCGCAGCTTGTTGCATCGGCGCCGTTTCAAGAACTGCAGCGCAGCCGCGCCCGCGTCGCCACAATCCTGACGATTCTCACACTCGCCGCTTACTTCTCGTTCTTTTTATGCATGGCCTTTGCGCCTCATGTTCTGGCACAACGCGTTAGTGGCGTGGTGCTGGGCATTCCGTTTGGCATTGGCGTCATCATTTGGTCGTGGCTGCTCACCGGCATTTATGTGCGCTGGGCCAACACATCGTACGACGCGCTTGTGGCTCAGGTTAAAGAAGCCGCGAAAGAGGTAAAGGCATGA
- a CDS encoding DUF2993 domain-containing protein — protein MTHQREESSMTIMPPFDRTLRFFTLRSAARCFVFALCFAVSGGAHAAPSVQGQRVINKVSTFLRSSVSSPGGKLTLRIVPGAHPERGEFSEIFAAGRPAKVKKLQISEITLRARRVRIDVNALFKTNKLRTLQSQTSLRAVVTDTDLTRYLARGKSTRDMNLRVMFSGKAIRVTGNFNWRWLSGPVEALGRLRLGPDYKVYFDIINLKHNGNAVPNWVKTRFSQRINPLINYDDVPFRPKFKSLVIRGNRAILTA, from the coding sequence ATGACACATCAACGCGAGGAATCCTCGATGACAATTATGCCTCCTTTCGACCGTACTTTGCGCTTTTTCACGTTACGCAGCGCGGCGCGGTGTTTCGTATTTGCTTTGTGCTTCGCCGTCAGCGGCGGGGCGCACGCCGCGCCATCGGTGCAAGGACAGCGTGTTATCAATAAAGTCAGCACATTTCTCCGTAGCAGTGTTTCCAGCCCCGGCGGAAAGCTGACGTTGCGAATCGTGCCCGGCGCGCATCCCGAACGCGGTGAATTTTCCGAAATCTTTGCGGCAGGCCGTCCGGCTAAAGTCAAGAAACTGCAAATTTCTGAGATCACATTGCGCGCGCGACGTGTGCGCATTGATGTGAACGCGCTTTTCAAAACCAACAAGTTGCGCACGTTGCAGTCGCAAACGTCGTTGCGCGCCGTCGTCACCGACACCGATTTGACGCGCTATCTCGCGCGCGGCAAAAGCACGCGAGACATGAACTTGCGCGTAATGTTCTCTGGAAAAGCCATCCGCGTGACGGGTAATTTCAATTGGCGCTGGCTTTCCGGGCCGGTTGAGGCGCTAGGGCGCTTGCGACTGGGGCCGGATTACAAAGTGTATTTCGACATCATCAATCTCAAGCACAATGGCAATGCCGTCCCCAATTGGGTAAAAACACGATTCTCGCAGCGCATCAATCCGCTCATCAATTACGATGATGTGCCGTTTCGCCCCAAATTCAAATCTCTGGTGATTCGCGGCAACCGCGCGATTTTAACGGCTTAA
- the gatC gene encoding Asp-tRNA(Asn)/Glu-tRNA(Gln) amidotransferase subunit GatC encodes MKLSREEVDNIAMLARLDLSDAERERAGNELSQILDHFEQLKELDTEGVEPMSHVMPVVNVLRKDEVRPGLAREAALANAPESAGGMFQVPRVVEAE; translated from the coding sequence ATGAAATTATCCCGTGAAGAAGTTGACAACATCGCGATGCTGGCGCGCCTCGACCTTTCCGACGCCGAACGCGAACGCGCAGGAAACGAACTGTCGCAGATTCTCGACCATTTCGAGCAGCTCAAAGAACTCGATACCGAAGGCGTCGAACCGATGAGCCACGTAATGCCGGTCGTAAACGTGTTGCGTAAAGACGAAGTGCGCCCCGGCCTTGCGCGCGAAGCCGCCCTCGCCAACGCGCCCGAATCCGCTGGCGGAATGTTCCAGGTGCCGCGCGTTGTCGAAGCCGAATAA